The Treponema sp. OMZ 790 genome includes the window GATGTCGGATGGATATTAAGATATGAAAAAACAACTTTTTTTATTTGGTAGTAAGTTGTGCCCCGATTGCGGGCCTGCAAAGGAATATTTAGAAAGAAAAGGAGTAAAATTCCGTTATTTTGACATTACCGAAGATTTAGGTTATCTAAAGTTTTTGTTAAAATATCGGGATGAACGGGCTGAATTCGATCAGCTCAAAAAGGAGGGGAAAATCGGCATTCCGTGCTTGATGGTTGGAGATGGCGAAGAGTTTGTGTTCGACATTGAAAGAGCTGATCTGTCAAAATGGTCATAACTCAATCAACCATCTTGCCCAAAATCAGGTAGTAAAGCCGGTTTGTATTTAGGCTCAGCCTAAGTACACCTAGCAGGACGTGAGAAGACACGCCCTGCTTTTTTTTGCCGCACCGTCATTTTAATACTGTCAAAGGGTTAATTAGTTTTCCGTT containing:
- a CDS encoding glutaredoxin domain-containing protein, yielding MKKQLFLFGSKLCPDCGPAKEYLERKGVKFRYFDITEDLGYLKFLLKYRDERAEFDQLKKEGKIGIPCLMVGDGEEFVFDIERADLSKWS